The following nucleotide sequence is from Zea mays cultivar B73 chromosome 1, Zm-B73-REFERENCE-NAM-5.0, whole genome shotgun sequence.
CATGTATAGCGTCGAGTAATGGAATCCTCAGAGTGTGTATTGTTAATATTTTTATAAATCAAATCTCTACTACTACATAAGAAGCTAATGTAGACGTTCACAAAATcttttggtgcacggttctgccgagGACCTCCGCCATCAACGCTCGCGATCGGACCAGTACGCGATATCACAGCACCGCCCGTTGCCGAGGCCGCCATCAACGCCATCCTCCCGCAATCCCCGCCCTCGCCACCTCCATTTCCTCAAAGGAAATGCCTTGCACAGCACGACTCCTCCCCATCTACCGCTACCTTTCTACCTACCCATCTAGCACCCCTCGCTCGCAAATCGCAATGGCGCTGGCCACCAACTCCGCCGCAGCAGCCGCGGGCGTGTCCGGTGGCGCGGCATCGCAGCCGCGCCGTGCGACCGCGTTCCTCCCGCTGAAGAGGCGTACCATCTCCGCCATCCACGCAGCCGACCCGTCCAAGAACAACGGGCCCCTGGTCCTCGCGGCCGCAGGCGCCAAGTCGTCCTTCTCGGCGGTGGCCACGCCGGAGAAGAAGCCGGCGGCGCCCGGGAAGTGGGCGGTTGACAGCTGGAGGTCGAAGAAGGCGTTGCAGCTCCCCGAGTACCCGAACGCGGAGGAGCTGGACGCGGTGCTGAAGACCATCGAGACGTTCCCGCCGGTGGTGTTCGCCGGAGAGGCGCGCCACCTCGAGGAGCGCATGGCCGAGGCCGCCATGGGCCACGCCTTTGTCCTCCAGGGCGGCGACTGCGCCGAGAGTTTCAAGGAGTTCCACGCCAACAACATCCATGACACCTTCCGCATCCTGCTCCAGATGGGCGTCGTGCTCATGTTCGGTGGCCAGGTGCCGGTCGTTAGGTGTGCCGATTCGCTAGATCTGACCACCTAATTTTGACTAATTCCGGATGTTCAAATCCACCACCTAATTCCGGTCACCAGGTGTGTCGATTCGCTAGATCTGACCCGACTTTGCTGTGCGTGGTAGGTGGGGAGGATGGCTGGCCAGTCCGCCAAGCCAAggtccgagccgttcgaggagAAGGACGGCCGCCGCGGACGTATCAAAAAAGCTTCCTCCTCCCGGCGTCGCCTCCACGCGTGGAGGTGACGATCCATTCCGCCCCCCGTAGGATTTTGCTCCTCCCGATCCAGACGTCAGATCTCGCGTGGCGGCATGCGGATCTGGTGGTTTCtctagaggcggcggcggcggccggaacAGGGGCAGATGGCGCTCTCGGGGATGCGGGGGCtctctgtcttcatcagcgaccctccTCCGACGCTCCTCCGACGCTCGCCCCGCTGTGGGACCTCCGCTGGCGAGCCCCTCACTGCCGAGGGACGTCCGCTGGCGAGCAGACCAGGTCCATCGTTCCCTATGCTCTTCTCCTTCACCATGGGTTAGGCAAGTTTCCTACCTCCTGGTATACGTTATGTATGCGCGCCGCCAGCCCCTGCCGATTGGAGACCCCGCTGATTGGAGCCGCCGCCGCCGATCCGTGGCCGCCGACGCCGATCTGTGGTCGTCAACTCGTCCATCGCCACGAGGTCGGTGGTCGTGTTCTGTTGTCACTCGTCAGCCCGTCCACCATTGCGAGGTTTGTGGCCGTGATCTGCCGTCTGCCCTGCCCTTCTTTCTTCTCAAAGACTCAAACTCCTCCCGTTCTTCTCTGTTCTTCTCAGATCTCATGGCCCGCGGCAAGTTCTGTACTTCTGTGGCCGCCTGACTCTGACTGCTAATTGTTCTGTTCTCTGTTCTTATTAAATCTATAGTAACCACCTTATTTTTCTTCTTGTTTATTTCTTTTCAGGGAAACCATTAAAGGGGTTTAACTTTCAATTTGGTAGTATATAAATATTAATGGGTTGTCGGTATGATTTTGTTATCCCTTTTTACCTCCAGCTTGGGGCATTAAGCTATATAGAAGAAATTACCTTTTGCTTTCTACTTACATGACATATATTAAATATAAAAATTTGTACAACAATTTCATGCTAGGACAAGCGCAGCTCCTCCAAACTTGGATGAACAACAACGTAATCAGGTATCTTGTCTTCTCTTGTTTATCTGATATTCTGATGTATGTTATTCTTATTTGTTTGTTCAGTGCTTGTTTATTTGACTGCTAGAACTAGCAAAAATATTGAATGTTCCCTGAACTAGGTAATATAGTGATGCATGGTATGCTCCACAAATAGTCTACTAATCAAACACACTAAGCAAAGAAAAGCCATGGTAAACTTTTGCTACCTTCAGTTCAGTAGTAATGTTGTCGTGTGTCTATACTGTACCGTTAGACACTTAGATAATACCTAAAGCTTATGTGATCATCTGTCGTCTTACAATTCTTTTTTAAGTGGGCAGCTACTGTGCTGTGCCGCTCCCCAAGATCTGTTTG
It contains:
- the LOC103631739 gene encoding phospho-2-dehydro-3-deoxyheptonate aldolase 2, chloroplastic, yielding MPCTARLLPIYRYLSTYPSSTPRSQIAMALATNSAAAAAGVSGGAASQPRRATAFLPLKRRTISAIHAADPSKNNGPLVLAAAGAKSSFSAVATPEKKPAAPGKWAVDSWRSKKALQLPEYPNAEELDAVLKTIETFPPVVFAGEARHLEERMAEAAMGHAFVLQGGDCAESFKEFHANNIHDTFRILLQMGVVLMFGGQVPVVRCADSLDLTT